The following coding sequences lie in one Blastopirellula retiformator genomic window:
- the katG gene encoding catalase/peroxidase HPI, with protein MKPKEIAACPVMGNVNPPSARNTAAGVMSNGDWWPNQLNLKILHQNSAKGNPMGDEFDYAKEFEQLDLAAVKADIKQLLTDSQDWWPADYGHYGPLFIRMAWHSAGTYRVGDGRGGSGYGTQRFAPLNSWPDNASLDKARRLLWPIKQKYGDKISWADLMILTGNVSLESMGFETFGFGGGRADVWEPQEDIYWGPESEWLGDKRYTGDHHLENPLAAVQMGLIYVNPEGPNGKPDPIAAAHDIRDTFGRMGMNDEETVALIAGGHTFGKAHGAGDAKNVGPAPEGATIEEQGLGWKNSFGTGKGADAITSGLEGAWSTTPTEWSNGYFDNLFGYEWVLTKSPAGAHQWTPKDEAAQGTVPDAHDPLKTHAPMMFTTDMALKMDPAYGEISKRFHENPDQFKQAFSKAWYKLTHRDMGPVTRLLGPEVAEPQIWQDPVPKADYKQINDADVAKLKTKLLDSGLSTGELVSTAWASAATFRGSDKRGGANGARIRLAPQKDWTVNQPEKLAKTLAVLEQVQKEFNDAQTDGKQVSLADVIVLGGCAAVEDAAKKGGFDVKVPFSPGRTDATQEMTDVESFSYLEPKSDGFRNHINAEIDRPAEELLVNRAQLLTLTAPEMTALVGGMRVLDTNFGDGPLAELGVFTDKPGTLSNDFFVNLLTMDTAWEKSAVCDHFFEGKDRKSGEVKWTATRVDLIFGSNSQLRAIAEVYASDDAKEKFVNDFVAAWAKVMNLDRFDLPSRN; from the coding sequence ATGAAACCAAAAGAGATCGCCGCTTGTCCGGTGATGGGGAACGTCAATCCTCCCTCGGCCCGCAACACCGCCGCGGGAGTGATGTCCAACGGCGACTGGTGGCCGAATCAGTTGAACCTGAAGATCCTGCATCAGAACTCGGCCAAGGGAAACCCAATGGGGGATGAGTTCGACTATGCGAAAGAATTCGAGCAGTTGGACTTGGCCGCCGTCAAAGCTGACATCAAGCAACTTCTGACCGACTCGCAAGACTGGTGGCCCGCCGACTATGGCCACTACGGTCCGCTCTTCATTCGTATGGCCTGGCATAGCGCCGGCACCTATCGCGTTGGCGATGGTCGCGGCGGCTCGGGCTATGGAACCCAACGCTTCGCCCCGCTCAACAGTTGGCCGGACAACGCCAGCTTGGATAAGGCGCGGCGTCTGCTCTGGCCGATCAAGCAGAAGTATGGCGACAAGATCTCGTGGGCCGACTTGATGATCTTGACCGGCAACGTCTCGCTTGAGTCGATGGGATTCGAAACATTCGGCTTTGGCGGCGGTCGAGCCGACGTTTGGGAGCCGCAAGAAGATATCTACTGGGGACCGGAAAGCGAGTGGCTGGGGGACAAACGGTACACCGGCGATCACCACCTCGAAAATCCGCTCGCCGCGGTGCAGATGGGCCTGATCTACGTCAATCCGGAAGGTCCCAACGGCAAGCCCGATCCAATTGCCGCCGCGCATGACATTCGCGACACCTTCGGCCGCATGGGAATGAATGACGAAGAAACGGTCGCCCTGATCGCGGGCGGGCACACCTTCGGCAAGGCCCATGGCGCCGGAGACGCCAAGAACGTCGGTCCCGCCCCCGAAGGCGCGACAATCGAAGAGCAAGGACTGGGCTGGAAGAACAGCTTTGGTACCGGCAAAGGCGCCGACGCCATCACCAGCGGCCTGGAAGGCGCCTGGTCGACGACGCCGACCGAGTGGTCCAACGGCTACTTCGACAATCTGTTTGGCTACGAGTGGGTGCTGACCAAGAGCCCCGCCGGAGCCCATCAATGGACGCCAAAGGACGAAGCGGCCCAAGGAACCGTTCCTGACGCGCACGATCCGCTGAAGACCCACGCGCCGATGATGTTCACTACCGACATGGCGCTGAAGATGGATCCGGCCTACGGAGAGATCTCGAAGCGTTTCCACGAAAACCCGGATCAGTTCAAGCAGGCGTTCTCCAAGGCCTGGTACAAGCTGACCCATCGCGACATGGGCCCAGTCACCCGCCTGCTTGGTCCCGAAGTCGCCGAGCCGCAAATCTGGCAAGATCCGGTCCCCAAGGCCGACTACAAGCAGATTAATGACGCCGACGTCGCCAAGCTGAAAACCAAGCTGCTCGACTCCGGCTTGTCGACCGGCGAGTTGGTCTCGACCGCGTGGGCTTCGGCCGCCACCTTCCGCGGCAGCGACAAACGGGGAGGCGCCAATGGCGCTCGCATTCGCCTGGCGCCGCAAAAGGACTGGACGGTCAACCAGCCGGAAAAACTCGCGAAAACGTTGGCGGTGCTTGAGCAGGTTCAGAAAGAGTTCAACGACGCCCAGACCGACGGCAAGCAGGTTTCGCTGGCCGACGTGATTGTGCTGGGCGGATGTGCGGCGGTCGAAGACGCGGCGAAGAAAGGTGGGTTCGACGTGAAGGTTCCCTTCTCGCCGGGCCGAACCGACGCGACGCAGGAAATGACCGACGTCGAGTCGTTCTCGTATCTCGAACCGAAGTCGGACGGCTTCCGCAATCACATCAACGCCGAGATCGATCGCCCGGCCGAAGAGCTGTTGGTTAACCGGGCTCAACTGCTGACGCTGACCGCGCCGGAGATGACCGCCCTGGTCGGCGGCATGAGGGTGCTCGACACCAACTTTGGCGATGGACCGCTGGCCGAGTTGGGAGTCTTCACCGACAAGCCGGGCACGCTAAGCAACGACTTCTTCGTCAACTTGCTGACGATGGATACCGCGTGGGAGAAGTCGGCCGTCTGCGATCACTTCTTTGAAGGGAAAGATCGCAAGAGCGGCGAAGTGAAGTGGACCGCGACGCGCGTCGACTTGATCTTCGGCTCGAACTCGCAACTGCGGGCGATCGCCGAGGTCTACGCCAGCGACGACGCCAAGGAAAAGTTCGTCAACGACTTCGTCGCCGCCTGGGCGAAGGTGATGAACCTTGATCGGTTCGACCTGCCTAGTCGCAACTAG